TCTTTAGAAACTACATAGTATGGTGTAaggagagacacacacacaccacactacgggccgatctgacTACAGAATcaccttgttgtgttttgtcactttccttatattctcagaccagacaaagagatcccaaatgtagttgtataaaccttttggtgtttaggttcccgtgctccagtgtcacacctggctggaacacgttcagagacccaaaaggaggacacacctccttctcaacagaacacagttctaccaagttcttaatcttctccatagtataagtgattactgtgaaattgagaccaatttatcAATTGCACTGAGACTTTTCagatgagaccaaacatgaaattGAGGTTCAAATGACATAAcgccttattcttaatgaacctTAAGCCAaatcttttgggcagaaggaggggagtCAGGAAGAGCAGTGGTGAGGAGGGTGCTGTAAAAACAACAGGGAGGGATggtttttgaagtccttttgttcatTTGGAAAACCCCTTCTCAGATTAATCTTATTGCATTGCGGGTTTTTGATTTCACTCCTTACAAAAGACACCAGCTATCCTCCCAAAGGCAACAGGAAGAAAAGTGTTGAAGCTTACTGCATGCAAGATCACACTTACTGTCGACAGGATGAGCTTTTTGTGGACACCTAGACCTCGAAATGGAAGAATGGCAGAATGGATGCTGGTTATCCTGGAGTCCTGTTAGCTGAAGAGTCATTGGTTTAGCAGCTGGTGTAGTATTTATGGTCACATCACAAACCATGCAGATCAAGGATATAAACTTCTAGTAACTGAATGAGTAGGAGCAGAACTTGTGCAAAATGTCTTGTCTTATTGCAGTTCTTATTTAGCAGATGCCGCAGTTACTAGTCACTTAATTATCCCATTAACTTATTAAGTTAATGAGACAATTAAGTCTTAACAAGTCTTTAAACCTTTTCCCCCGACACAGTACTCACACCCAACACTGATCACATGGCTCACGGTCATCACTGAACATCGTAATACAACAATTTGATGACAATGATGTGATTATGGACACCAACAGTGGTGTCGACGAACAAAAACTCTTCAAAAGCTGTAATAGCATCTTCCAAATTGTCACAAGTATTGGGCAATGTATGAAACAATCTCTGACCTTCCGTTCCCTGGCTTCTGGCCAGGAATCTCCAGTTGGATTATCTAAGCCATGTAACTGGTGAAATTAGGCAAAGGCAAAAAAGGTCTTGGAAAAGGTGCACTTGCTGATGCCATCTTTGGTAAAACTTAGAAAAATGTCCTTGTCACCAATCAGCTTCTCACCACAAGCTGATAGTTAGAGATAAAGCCTGTGAAGTAATAGGGTAGCTTATGTCAGACACTGgcgttgttctaaacctgtatggaATTTCTTTGCTCTCCTCACCAtaacagaagatattttgaagaatgctcaTAGTCAGGAAGTTTTTGGACCCCTTTGACTTcaatagtgtttttattttttttatttgtaattgttaaGAATATTGTTTACAGAAACCAAAAGAATATGAATCATGTTAGTTAATTCAACAATATTTCACCTTCACTATTAATTTTATCATCTGAAAAGTTCTGCTACTTATATTCCAAAGCCACTTATGTTATGTAATTAAcggcaagcaaacaaaaagtaacacatgcaagcatatttattttactttcactttaaataaagtaaaggaTAAGATTATGTATATGTAGCGAATTAATTTTGAGTAATGTTGATGCTTTAGCAACagttttcacaatttttttttttaagtcatcaGACTCCCCGTGGCTTAGCTGTCTGCTGCTCAGTCACTTAAAACATGTGCTTCTTCATTCATTCCTTTTCCAGCTGAGTCTGAAAGGAAACACAGAGATAATCAGAAATTTTCAAGAGAGAAGACCTGGGCCCTCATTTATCAACAGTCCGTAGAAAACGTCCTATATTTTGACCTACGAATGAAATTTAGAAAGTACAAgttcacctaggacctgtttgccttgggagacccttcAAGGGGCATATAGCCCTGGACAACATAGCTCCTAGGGTcgttcaggcactcaaacccctccgcCACATTAAGGTGGTGATCCCAGgaggggtaaaaaaaaatgcagtaaccAGCAATATCAATGTCTCTATTGTTGTTCAGTTGTTATATAAGTAAGGTGATTGGTCGGGTCAGTGTAGTATTTGTCCCCCCCTCCACTGATTGGATGGCTGAGAAAACACTGACAGGGACTGAGCAGAACAATTTTGGGAAAAAAGTGGATTCGAACTCCAGTTGATCACGTTAAAATGAATTACCTTGTGTCTTACTACATACTACAACAGACAACTTATTTCTTTcttagagctgctttacagcagaATTGAAATAAAgggtaaaaataaagctttctaGAGAATGTGCGTGTTAGTGTACAGATGAAGAAACTAGTtacaatgaaatattacatttaaagacaGCTACTCACCATGTATTCAGACTCAcctttctttttattcactAGACTTATAACAGTGTCTTCATAATAACTGGCCCTTTTTTTTCACCTTCATCACCTGGAAACAGATTTACAGacataaacagtaaaatgaaGAGCCCGTTCCTCTTATATATGCGAAGAAGCAGCTCTGTATAAAAGGCATAATAAAATGCAGCAGCTCAAGAAGACACATACGAACATATTGTGCACATATGCACAAACTTAATTTGTCAgttatgtgaaaatatttatgcatcctgttttttgtatttacattattctaaatatgttttattaatatattttaatgaaattattttttattaattaactgtGTGAATCCAGGTTTtgctgttactgttatggtgtatgtttgcacattaaattaaacacataaaatgtatatttgtttgtattttgattttgtttaatttaataccaatttcacattttaatctcATCAGTTAACGGTTGACAGAGAAAATGAGCATCCCTAAGCTCTTCACGTctgatttgtatttgtaatgcgCATACTAAAGTTATCATTTAAGTATAATATTGAATAGGCAATTATAACAATAAGAATTATTTGGGCAATCGAGGTATTACTTAGTTATTCTGatgattaatatattaatattttggtaataaaaatagaacaatAAAGATAGAACAAGATAAGAAAACAACAGACTTCTTGTGTAATACTTACCCGTTTCTTGGTCTTCATTGATCATGGCATCAACCAAAGCTGCACAcagaattacattacattaggTAAAGCATCATTGATGCAAATTAACAATAAACCATACcattcatatcatttatttgttactggtgataattattagcatttagcTGGTTCAGGAGCCTGATAAAGTTCTGTTGTATATGAAACAgagtgaaaataattatattcagaCATTCATAAATTGGGATAATAAACAAGTCATCACTCATTGGGCACAGGatgtagtgggcggagctctaTATCTCCCTACTGATAAgacacatcaaaaaaaaagtttggactTGAAACTACACATACGTTTCCTATTTTGTCTGTCAGGTATTTGTGACGATAAtgtgaaaagtgttttattgacTTACTTGTCTTACATGCAACTAAAATCGTATCAATGACTCTTTCTATGTATTTGTGTGAATACATACTGTTATCTGAAATCTGGGGTCACAGGTGCATTTCCTTATCTTTCATTGTTGGATACGACTGTCACCTGAGGCTTTTGACAAGTACTAACCGTTGCTAATTTTAAGATGAAGTacttaaaacagatttattGCTGCTTCATCTGTGATACTTACGTGTTTCTTGTTCAGAGTTCTGTCCTTTCTTTTTCGAAGCTGCACAGAGGCACAAAAATTTGTAAACATAACCGCAAAGTGATCAAAAACACTGAGAAGATGCAATATGCTTAAAGTGCTTCTAATAATCACTTTACCATCCGCTTGACTTTTTCTTAACAATAGACATCCACAGCACTATATACTGTAGCATTTCTCTCTTTGTATCAGCTGTAATACTTACACATTTCCTTTAGTCTGTCAGAGATCTTGCCTTCATGTCACAGCAGCACATAGAAACAGAAACGAGATGATTATAAGAGAGTGAACAAATGAAGTTTTCcgacttatttttttttttttttttttacagagatgctaaatgtattttcatagaTACATGGACAAATATAGTGGTGTAGCACAATAAAGCAaatctatatctctatatcgGTTTTAATACTTACACAATTCTTTTTCACAGTGTTTTGCTTCACGTAACAGTCACATAGAAACAAGAGAAACAAGGAGACATTAACAGAAAAAACATGATAGAAACACTAGCCGCATTTCCATTACCTTTCAAATTGCGCAAATTAAAATTGCGAATTGAAAATACGTTTAAATGGAAACGCATCAATTTCGCAAAAACTCAAAACGTTTTTCAGGGCCTTGAAAATTGGGTAActtgcaaaaatgcaataatgaaaATGGAAACCCTGGcattttgcaatacattttttatctaCATTTATCAAATATCGCCAACGTTTTGCGCGAATGGAAACGCAGCTAATGAAAAGATATTGATTCtttatgcatttctaaaaatcaCTTCGTTATGTAAATGACTTTGTAAGAATCTATAGTCTGCCTCGACTCAGATTCCACTCCACAATAAATGTTTGATCATGCTCATCTAACAAAATGGCTTAATTATTATCAAGAATTAGTAAAACAACAGTTTGTAGACCATTTAGGATGATTACATCCTGAGCAAATGGTCACTAACTGTAGAGTGGAAGATGATGTGGGACACCAAAGGGGTGTGAGAAGCTGTCACAACAGGAGCAACTCATACATTAAGAGAAGTACGATCAAAGTGTAAAAAGTTTAGGAAGTTTGAGGTTCACTCCGACTCTATTTAACTCAAGGTACTACATGTACTCTATCACTGCTGTGCTGCAATAAGCATCTTCATCAAGATCTTCTACGTCCTCATCACATACAACGTAAAGAAGGCAGTTCTAGCATCTATTCAGTCAAAAGAAACAAAGCTGTGGTGGAAACAGTTGTATCTTGTGAAGTTTTAGCAGTGAATGAGGAACAAAAAAAGGACACAGCAGCAGTGGAAAGAAGTTAGTAGAACTAATTATAATTACTGACGTGTTAACACTGAATGTTCACGCACTCATCCAGTTTTTGCTTGTGACCGTAAATTTCAGAAAGATCTCAACGGCAGGGACAAGCGGATGGTTCCAGGATTAtctttgttttcaacattttggTTTCTAAACGAGGCAGTGTTAAGGAGAGCTTGCTGGAAACTTTGGTGAAAGATGAAGCGGTAGCTGCATCACAAACAGAgagtttttgtatgttttgtctGTAAATGATTTGTATAAGAGTGACCGGtacacattacattacactaGTAATGTCACGCAATACAAACCTCAATACTGCACTAAATCCAACACAAGtttgaaaaactattttgtatgTTTACATTTCCAACACAGCTCAGTTTCTCCTGTCTCTTCAGCTGTAGTACTTACACAGTTCCTTTAGTCGTTTAGAGTCCTTCACTTCAGGTTCAGCAGcacagagacaaacagaaaTGAGGAGATAAGATGAACATAACGTACAATACTGGACAAtctaacatttttgaaaaatagttGCACTGAATCAAACACAAGcagaatcaaaataaaaatgaaaaataaaaacaatagaatatatatttaaaatttagcaCATAAATCTTCTTTTCCTGTCTGTGTGAGCTGTAAAACTTACACATTTCCTTTAGTTTTTCAGAGATCCTCGCTTCATGCCACAGCAGCACATAGATGCAAAGAAATGATGAAATTGAAAGTGAATGAACAGATAAACATGTCAGAAACACTGAAACGTGCTTCTAATAATCACTTCATCTTCTGTAcaactttatattaataaatcagtaACAATTACAGCACGGTTTCTCAACTCTGGTCCTCAAGATtcattttcctgcagagtttagctccaaccctgatcaaACCTACATGCCTGTAGCTTTCTAttaatcctgaagaccttgattaacttgttcaggtgtgtctgatcagatcagatcaatATAGAAACCCTTGAATTACAGTAATCTTGTAAACGTGAACATAAGTTAAAgtcattattaatgtaaattaatgtgaacagtattttacatttacactgtaatgtaatattttaatatataaatattgatgatgaaaaagcacaataaagcTTATTTTTCCTGTGGCTGTATCAGCTGTAATACTCACACGTTTGATGGTGTTCTAATACATCAGCTTCATGTGTGACAGCAGCACATAAAAACAGATGAACATGAACATCCTGTGACTCTTAATCACCAAATATAAGGCTCTACATAATTTCTTAATTAACAATACAGCTTGttactgaaaataattaaacaatactaattctaataataatgaaatgcattttaaatacacagataATGAACTcaattgaccaaaaaaaaacaataacacagcaTCAGAGTTTTGCATGATTTACAAAATCAAATTACTTACGttctaaaaaagtaactaatttttttttgtttactatgGTAGAGAACACATTCAACATttgccaaaataaaacattatatatatatattaaaaataaataaataaataaaagcctaGCCCAGATgacaaaagcaatgcaaaagTAACATCAATTTCCATAAAAAGCAATGTAATTACGTTTTTATGGAGTAACGCAACattaccttttttaaaagtaactttcactttcactttcactttcacgtCATGCACTTAATCACAGCTGTATCTTTTTCTGTATCAATTTTAATACTTACGCAATTCTTTTTCACAATCTTCCGCTTCATGTCACAGCAGCATATAGAAAGAGTTAAAACAGTATTACCAATTAAAACAAGGAGTATTAAACTACTAAAACTAATGTCTGGCTGATTGTTAGATAATGTTAGTAAATGCATTACCTAACATACAAAGCATTAACTAtccaacatttacatttttaatttaaataaaagcattaaataacattaactaAAGACCATTATTGTTAGGTGTCACTTAATTTCATAATGTActagtaaatattaatttatatattatataaagatcAGTTAAGTGATGTTTATGTTCATTTCAGCTTACTCGTTTCCTTACCTAGTTTTGTGGAGATCTCAGCTTCATGTCACagcaaagaaacagaaacatttagaTCATCAGTGAATGAACAGATAAAAGTCAGAAACACTGAGAAGATAATACGTGATTCTTCATGTGCTTCTAAATCATTTCATCGTCTGCGTTATAGTCTGTAATAAATAGGTCAATAGGTctgtaaaaatatctaaatacaattcagacgcaggttttgaaaatgaataaataatcaaatcaataaTCAAAAACTGGTGATGTTATTCTACTCACTCTTCAACCTGAATTATTTAAAGAGAAAttacaaattaacaaattactACAACAGACAATAAATAGCCTCAAGTGCAtgataattaacattaataatgaataatactaTATCAGATAAGTGGtttctgtcattttgacataaaaaatattgtatctATTACTTATTTactcagcatttatttttatcatatttagcTGCAATACTTACACATTTCCTTTAGTTTTTCAGAGATCGCCACTTAATGTCACAGCagcacaaagaaataaaaaaaatgtcgaTTAGGAGATAATAAATGAGATATACACAATTCAATAACTACTACGCtaaatcaaatacaaacagaacatttataatacataattactGACCACGACAAATCATATTATATGTTTAGACTGCTGAAGCACCATAAAGTTCACTTTGAAAGTTCATCACTTACATGTTTCATCTTGTCGTTCCGAGATTTTCGCTTCATGTCACAGCAGCACATAGAAAGACAAATTGGGATATTATTTGTGAATGAAAAGAGGAACATGACAGAAACACTGAGACCTAACAccatattactaaataaatctgttattatttactcgTCATCTTCTTCCAAACTTTCATGACTagatattaaaagatttttttatacaatgaCATTTTATCATAAAGATCATCAGACATAtcaaaactaatattaaaaatataccaaGATAGTGCAGTAAATTAGGA
This window of the Puntigrus tetrazona isolate hp1 chromosome 22, ASM1883169v1, whole genome shotgun sequence genome carries:
- the LOC122327494 gene encoding uncharacterized protein LOC122327494 isoform X4; translated protein: MSEISTKLAEDCEKELPDVLEHHQTSRISEKLKEMLKDSKRLKELSKHCEKELCKISDRLKEMSSKKKGQNSEQETPLVDAMINEDQETGDEGEKKGPVIMKTLL